The genomic interval CTCCACGGTTTCCTTCTCCTCCTGCCCCGGCTCGCGCAGGTGGACGTGGATGTCCACGAACCCCGGGCAGACCACCGCGCCCGCGACGTCGATGACCTCCGCGTCGGGGTGGGCGCGGAGCGCCGCGGGCGCTTCCTCGCCCAGGCCGGAGATCTTTCCCTGGTCCAGCCAGAGGTCGGCGATGCGGTCGATGCCGCTCGCGGGATCGATGACGCGCCCGCCCCGGAGGCAGATCGGGCGGGTCATCGCTTCGCCCCCTCGACCGCGCGGCGAGGGGCGGGCTCCGGCGCAGGCAGCGGCTCGTCCGGCCGCGATAGGAGATAGAGCACCGCCATCCGCACGGCCACGCCGTTCGTCACCTGCTCCAGGATGACCGAGTTGGGGCCGTCGGCCACTTCCTGCGCGATCTCGACGCCGCGGTTCATCGGGCCCGGATGCATCACGATCGCATCGGGGCGCGCGCCGGCCAGCCGCTCCGCGGTCACGCCGTAGACCCGCGCGTACTCGCGGAGGGACGGGTAGAGCCCGGCGCGCTGGCGCTCGAGCTGGATGCGGAGGATGTTCACGACGTCGGCGCCCTCGATCGCTTCCTCCACCCGCGAGGCCACGGTGACGCCGAAGCGCTCCACGTCGGCCGGCATCATCGTCGAGGGTCCGGCGATCGTCACCGAGGCGCCCAGCTTGGTCAGCCCCCAGATGTTCGACCGCGCCACGCGGCTGTGCATGATGTCGCCGATGATGGCGACCTTGAGGCCGTCGATCCGCCCCTTCCGCTCGCGCATGGTGTAGATGTCGAGGAGGCCCTGCGTCGGGTGCTCGTGGGTGCCGTCGCCGGCGTTGATGATGGCGGCGTCCAGGTTCCGCGCCAGGTAGTGCGGCGCGCCGGAGGACTGGTGGCGGATCACGACCAGGTGGATCCCCATCGCCTCGATGTTCCGCGCCGTGTCCTTGAGCGTCTCCCCCTTCGAGACGCTGGAGCCGGACGTCTGGAAGTTCACGGTGTCGGCCGAGAGCCGCTTCTGCGCCAGCTCGAAGGAGAGGCGGGTACGCGTGCTCGGCTCGAAGAAGAGGTTCGCCGCGGTCAGCCCGCGCAGCGAGGGCACCTTGGGGATGGGGCGCTCGAGCACCTCGCGGAACGTCCGCGCGGTGTCGAGGATGGAGACGATCTCCTCGGCGCTCAGGTCTTCCAGGCCGAGCAGGTCCTTCCGGTGACCGATCATGTCAGGAGCTCCCCGAGCGAGACGCCGTCGTGGCCGTCGACTTCGGTGACGGCGACCATGATGACCTCGCGCTTGGACGTGGGGACGTTCTTGCCGACGAAGTCGGCGCGGATCGGGATCTCGCGGTGGCCGCGGTCCACGATGACCGCGAGCTGGATAGCGCGCGGGCGGCCGAAATCGATCAGCTCGTCGAGCGCCGCGCGCACGGTGCGCCCCGTGAAGAGCACGTCGTCCACCAGCACCACGACCTTGCCGTCGATGTCGAAGGGGATCTCGGTGCCGCTGACGACGGGCTGGTGGGCGATCATCTGGAGGTCGTCCCGGTAGAGCGTGATGTCCAGCGCCCCCACCGGCACGTCCGCCCCCTCGAACTCCTGCATCCGGGCCGCGATCCGCTTCGCGATCGGGAAGCCCCGGCGCCGGATCCCGACCAGGACGACGCTGTCGGCTCCGCCGTTCCGCTCGATGATCTCGTGGGCAATGCGGGTGATCGCCCGGCGCAGTCCCTCGCCGTCGATCAGCTCGGTCTTTTCGCGGACCTGCTCGGCCATCGGTCTCCCGGGTTGCTCGGCGCGGCGGGAGGGGGCATGAAAAAACCCCTCTCCTGGACCGGAAAGGGGCGCAGAGGCCAGAGTTTCGGCCCGGTCCCTTTCTAGTCTCTCGGACTAGATTCAAGGGTCACGGACGCCGCGCGATGCCTGCGACGCGTCGTTGACGGTACCACAAGGGGAGCCGCCGGACAAGGCCGGGCGCGGCGCTTCGCTCACGACTCCAGCGCGGGATACCCCTTGTCGACCCAGTCGCGCTGCAGGTCCTGCAGGATGTAGAGGATCTTCACGTTCTTGTAGCCCAGCCCCCGCGCCACGCGGAAGGCCGGATTCACGTTCGGACAGTGCTCCCATGGGCAGCAGCCGCAGTAGAGAACCACCGTCCTGTCCTTGGGAATCGCCCGGAGCGCCTTCTTCAGCTCGGCGCGCCCCCGCGCCGTCGAGCCGGACCCGACGTACTTCGATCCCGGGATGTGGCCGCTCTTGTAGAGCACGCTGAATCCGACGTGCAGGAGCACGGGGCGGCGCCATTCGGGAAGCGCCAGCTCCTTGGCCAGCTCGTCGGGCCGGACCAGGTCCTGCTTGGCCGGCGTCGTTTCCTTGGCGCTCGCCGCGGGCGCGCCGGCCGCCGGGGCGGAAGCGGTGACCGCCGAAGAGTCGGGCCCCGCGGTGGAGCGGGTCGCGGCGAACGCAGCCGCGCCCAGAGCCAGGAGACCGATCAGGCCGAGCCGAGAACCGAGCGTCATGGGATGAGCCTTTCGCGAAGGAGAGGGCCGCACAATGGGACCTTGGTACCGGGCGAGGCGATGGCGATTTCCTGGGAGTCTGCACCCGCCGCGCGCGAGTTGTCGAGAGCGCGAAGGGCGCCGGGGATGCTAGGATCAGGGCGTGATCTCCCGGTCATCGCTCCTGGCACTTCTGTGCGGCGCCCTGCTGCTTTGCGGCGCCATCGTCGGACCCACGCGCGCCGCCCTGGGACCGGACGACGAGGACCCGACCTCCGGCGCGCCGTCGGAGGCTTCCGAACCGCCGGTCCCGACGCCCGCCCCCGCCGACACCCTTCCCCATCCCGATCCGGCTCGCACGAGAGCCTTCCACGACGCCGTCTACGCGCTCGCCGCCGATTCCATGGAAGGGCGCGGCATCGGAACCGCCGGGATCGCGAAAGCGGCCACGTGGATCGAGCGGCGCATGAAGGCGATCAAGCTTGAGCCGGCCTTCCCGGGACCTCGGGGCGGCTCCTATCGCCAGGGATTCCCGATCAAGATCGGCGTGACGCTGAAGCCCGGCAACCGCATCGAGGGGCTCGACTCCACGGAGTGGACGCCGCTCGGCTTCTCCTCGAGCGGGGACTTCTCCGGACCGCTGGTGTTCTGCGGCTACGGCATCGACGCGCCGGCGATCGGGTATCAGGAATTCGACGGGATCGATCTCAAGGGGAAGGTCGCCCTGATGCTGCGGTACGAGCCTCAGGAGAAGGACGACGGCTCCCCCTTCGACGGCAAGCGCCCCAGCCGCTGGTCGGCGCTCCGCTACAAGGCGATGCAGGCCCGGGAGCGCGGCGCGACCGCCGTGCTCTTCGTGACGGGTCCGATTCAGGACGAGGGGACCGACAAGATTCCGGCGCTCCGCAACGACGGGCCCGAGAGCCCCGCGGGGCTGCCGGTCGCGCAGGTCAAGCTGAGCGCGGCGTCGCGGTGGCTGGCGAAGGCGGGGATCGACCTGCGCGCGTTCCAGAAGGACGTGGACCGGGATCTCACGCCCCGCTCGCGCGAGATCGGCGCGGTCACGATCCACGGGAAGATCGCGGTCGAGGACAAGTACGTCAACTCCGACAACCTCGCCGGGATCATCCCCGGAAAAGGACGCCTCAAGAACGAGTACGTGGTGGTCGGCGCGCACTACGACCACCTCGGCTGGGGCGGCGAGAGCTCGATGCGCCCCAACGATCACGCGATCCACAACGGCGCCGACGACAACGCCTCGGGCGACGCGGCCGTGCTCGTCGCCGCCGACGGGCTGCGCAGGGACCTCGCGCGCCAGGTGAGCCATCGCACCGTCCTCGTCTGCCTCTTCTCCGGCGAGGAGGTGGGCCTCGCCGGGTCGGCCTGGCTGGTGGACCACTCCCCCATCCCGATCGACAAGATCGCGGCCATGGTGAATCTCGACATGGTGGGCCGCCTGCGCGGGAACACGCTGATCGCCCTGGGGCTGGAGTCGGCGCCGGAGTGGGCGCCGCTCCTGCGCGACGCGGCCATCGACACCAAGCTGGACGTGGCGGCGCGCGGGGACGGCTACGGCCCCTCCGATCAGACCAGCTTCTACGCCAAGGGCATCCCGGTGATCCACCTCTTCACCGGCACGCACGAGCAGTACCACACGCCCGACGACAAGCCCGCGACGATCAACGCCGAGGGCGGGGGCATCGTGGCGCGCTTCACGCAGGTCCTCGTCGAGCGCGCGGCCCTGCGCGATCACCGTCTCACCTATGCGAGGTCCAACGCGGCGCCCACGATGACCGGCGACAGCCGCGGCTACGGCTCGTATCTCGGGACGGTGCCCGACTTCAAGGCGATGGAGAGCGCGAACGGCGGCGTGCTGCTGGCCGACGTGCGCGCGGGCGGCCCGGCCGAGATCTCCGGGATCAAGGGGGGCGACCTCATCGTCTCGATGGCGGGCACGCGGATCGAGAACCTCTACGACATGACCTACGCGCTCCAAGACCATCGCCCCGGCCAGACGGTCGAGGTCTCGGTCGTGCGCGGCGGCGACACGCTCACCTTCCGCGTCACGCTAGGCGACCGCGCCCGGATGGGCTCGGCCGGTCCCGCGGTGGCCAAGGCGGAAGCGCCGAAGATGCCCCAGGATGTGTCCCATGTCGCGCACGCCAGCGGCGGGCCCCCCGACAGCGGCGCCGTGACCGTGGCGGCCGTGGGGCCGGGCGCCGAGGTCGGTCCGGCCGCGGCTCCGAGCCCCGCCGCTCCCGCAGCGCCCGCCATGCCGGGCAACCCGCACGCCGGAATGGGCGGAGGCCCGACCGGCCCGGCCGGGGCCGAGATCGGCGCCGCGGCGGTGGACTCCTTCTATCTCGGGCGACCCGGCGACGACTTCGTCGTGAAGGCGGGAACGCCGTACGCGCCCGGCCCGGCGACCGGCGAGCGCCACCTGAGCGACATCCGCCAGCTCACGTTCGGCGGCGAGAACGCGGAGGCCTACTTCAGCCCCGACGGGAAGAAGCTCATCATGCAATCGACGCCGCGAGGCGCGAAGTGCGACCAGGAGTACGTGCTGGATCTTTCGACGGGCGACATGAAGCGCGTGTCGAGCGGCAAGGGGCGCACGACGTGCGGCTACTTCGACTATCCGGAGGCCGACCGGATCATCTACTCCTCGACCCAGGGCGCATCCGATTCCTGCCCTCCCTCGCCCGACATGTCGCAGGGCTACGTCTGGGCCATCTACGACGCCTACGACATCTGGGAAGCGAATCCGGACGGATCGAACGCGAAGAACCTGACGAGCTCGCCGGGCTACGACGCCGAGGCGACCTGGTGCCACCGGGGCGGAAAGCTGGTCTTCACCTCGACGCGCGACGGCGACCTGGAGCTCTACCTGATGGACGAGGCGGGGCAGGTGAAGCGGCTGACGCACACGCCGGGCTACGACGGCGGCGCCTTCTTCAGCCCCGACTGCTCGCAGATCGTGTTCCGCGCGAGCCGGCCGACCGGCGAGAAGCTCACCGACTATCAGAATCTCTTGAAGAAGGGGCTGATCCGCCCGGGCGAGCTGGAGATCTACGTCATGCGCGCCGACGGCACCGGGGTGAAGCAGCTGACCCAGAACGGCGCCGCCAACTTCTGCCCCACGTTCTATCCCG from Candidatus Binatia bacterium carries:
- a CDS encoding aspartate carbamoyltransferase catalytic subunit, whose protein sequence is MIGHRKDLLGLEDLSAEEIVSILDTARTFREVLERPIPKVPSLRGLTAANLFFEPSTRTRLSFELAQKRLSADTVNFQTSGSSVSKGETLKDTARNIEAMGIHLVVIRHQSSGAPHYLARNLDAAIINAGDGTHEHPTQGLLDIYTMRERKGRIDGLKVAIIGDIMHSRVARSNIWGLTKLGASVTIAGPSTMMPADVERFGVTVASRVEEAIEGADVVNILRIQLERQRAGLYPSLREYARVYGVTAERLAGARPDAIVMHPGPMNRGVEIAQEVADGPNSVILEQVTNGVAVRMAVLYLLSRPDEPLPAPEPAPRRAVEGAKR
- the pyrR gene encoding bifunctional pyr operon transcriptional regulator/uracil phosphoribosyltransferase PyrR, whose amino-acid sequence is MAEQVREKTELIDGEGLRRAITRIAHEIIERNGGADSVVLVGIRRRGFPIAKRIAARMQEFEGADVPVGALDITLYRDDLQMIAHQPVVSGTEIPFDIDGKVVVLVDDVLFTGRTVRAALDELIDFGRPRAIQLAVIVDRGHREIPIRADFVGKNVPTSKREVIMVAVTEVDGHDGVSLGELLT
- a CDS encoding rhodanese-like domain-containing protein, with protein sequence MTLGSRLGLIGLLALGAAAFAATRSTAGPDSSAVTASAPAAGAPAASAKETTPAKQDLVRPDELAKELALPEWRRPVLLHVGFSVLYKSGHIPGSKYVGSGSTARGRAELKKALRAIPKDRTVVLYCGCCPWEHCPNVNPAFRVARGLGYKNVKILYILQDLQRDWVDKGYPALES
- a CDS encoding M28 family peptidase, which translates into the protein MISRSSLLALLCGALLLCGAIVGPTRAALGPDDEDPTSGAPSEASEPPVPTPAPADTLPHPDPARTRAFHDAVYALAADSMEGRGIGTAGIAKAATWIERRMKAIKLEPAFPGPRGGSYRQGFPIKIGVTLKPGNRIEGLDSTEWTPLGFSSSGDFSGPLVFCGYGIDAPAIGYQEFDGIDLKGKVALMLRYEPQEKDDGSPFDGKRPSRWSALRYKAMQARERGATAVLFVTGPIQDEGTDKIPALRNDGPESPAGLPVAQVKLSAASRWLAKAGIDLRAFQKDVDRDLTPRSREIGAVTIHGKIAVEDKYVNSDNLAGIIPGKGRLKNEYVVVGAHYDHLGWGGESSMRPNDHAIHNGADDNASGDAAVLVAADGLRRDLARQVSHRTVLVCLFSGEEVGLAGSAWLVDHSPIPIDKIAAMVNLDMVGRLRGNTLIALGLESAPEWAPLLRDAAIDTKLDVAARGDGYGPSDQTSFYAKGIPVIHLFTGTHEQYHTPDDKPATINAEGGGIVARFTQVLVERAALRDHRLTYARSNAAPTMTGDSRGYGSYLGTVPDFKAMESANGGVLLADVRAGGPAEISGIKGGDLIVSMAGTRIENLYDMTYALQDHRPGQTVEVSVVRGGDTLTFRVTLGDRARMGSAGPAVAKAEAPKMPQDVSHVAHASGGPPDSGAVTVAAVGPGAEVGPAAAPSPAAPAAPAMPGNPHAGMGGGPTGPAGAEIGAAAVDSFYLGRPGDDFVVKAGTPYAPGPATGERHLSDIRQLTFGGENAEAYFSPDGKKLIMQSTPRGAKCDQEYVLDLSTGDMKRVSSGKGRTTCGYFDYPEADRIIYSSTQGASDSCPPSPDMSQGYVWAIYDAYDIWEANPDGSNAKNLTSSPGYDAEATWCHRGGKLVFTSTRDGDLELYLMDEAGQVKRLTHTPGYDGGAFFSPDCSQIVFRASRPTGEKLTDYQNLLKKGLIRPGELEIYVMRADGTGVKQLTQNGAANFCPTFYPDGKRIIWASNSGAAGPREFDLWLLDTRGGKAEQVTTAPGFDGFPHFSPDGRFLVWASNRADVASHETNIFIARWKD